A genomic segment from Neodiprion lecontei isolate iyNeoLeco1 chromosome 1, iyNeoLeco1.1, whole genome shotgun sequence encodes:
- the LOC107228061 gene encoding angiotensin-converting enzyme isoform X4, producing the protein MSLQNCSMILKCGLILLSLHTLVPKTFGNDTENLKAFIDLTEFSYAEKCEHVANEKWKFIYNPQNETLLYAWEEAQKDYAALKKHEVEALQNNSHTELTDDFVEYQYNTQIKPGDALLDTSKLDQLISFSVKATFLEMGANQTSNTRQEIEQLLSSNVDLERKQSAWTQWHRRLSPLLTDFSSTLSFVSEAATANGIDSVEGYWEFLSVYPGGYESIQSMWGSIAELHNKVVTFVKNRLAEKCKVKLHDDGIPAYCLGSLDGNDWTPLASDVLPYGNVTYSIKKKLWDKNLRGKLAYRSASAIGHTVLHEVPHASFWENSRFNQSCVTRFLNFCYKGTRVTTCHHASLTNFLTAHKVVAKVLTSQMGLVGIEKLPFLNSANRYSGFEEGISELFSILSVSPAQLQTLGLVSNDTDTDHSQITSLMITALDVLPRLAYYISADVWRINVIKNGTFEPKVLLETWWQYRKQYEGVTSDHTDIPTFLDDEFIASNKPYLSKFLGTLLGFQIYEYMNEGRSEVRYNNVVNNHVNSYIINATRESASDNWTTMINKYLEITEVNADALLSYFQPLVEYLDNEPEDMYSMTTDQQSDIERLEKLYASSDVTTTARTTTTRMSKPKLLKPSSEKINSSSLSPPAATPIVPEKEKEGTVKRPNGKIIPESEKPANAPNGENEYTSDINTSKAVWAVAAVLVATVAICVIAIFGRRRCVKSQTPKNRRYV; encoded by the exons ATGTCTTTACAG AACTGCAGCATGATACTTAAATGTGGCCTTATACTTCTGAGCCTTCACACTCTGGTACCAAAAACCTTTGGGAATGACACAGAGAATCTCAAGGCATTCATAGATTTAACTGAATTCAGCTACGCAGAAAAGTGCGAGCATGTAGCTaatgaaaaatggaagttCATTTATAATCCACAAAATGAGACTCTTCTTTATGCTTGG GAAGAGGCGCAAAAAGATTATGCCGCACTTAAGAAACATGAGGTTGAAGCACTCCAGAACAATTCACATACTGAGTTGACTGATGACTTTGTGGAGTATCAATATAATACACAGATAAAACCAGGAGATGCTTTGCTCGATACTTCTAAATTGGACCAG TTGATATCTTTTTCTGTGAAGGCAACTTTCCTCGAAATGGGCGCCAATCAAACAAGCAATACTCGGCAAG aaattgaGCAATTGCTATCAAGTAATGTAGACTTGGAACGCAAGCAATCTGCGTGGACCCAATGGCATCGGCGCCTCTCACCGCTCCTGACCGATTTCTCTTCCACACTGAGCTTTGTATCTGAGGCAGCAACAGCCAATG GTATCGACAGTGTAGAAGGTTATTGGGAATTTCTGTCTGTATATCCCGGTGGATATGAAAGTATACAAAGTATGTGGGGAAGTATTGCTGAATTGCATAATAAAGTCGTAACATTCGTGAAAAATCGCCTGGCCGAAAAATGCAAGGTCAAATTGCATGACGATGGGATACCGGCATATTGTTTGG GATCGTTGGATGGCAATGACTGGACTCCGCTGGCATCCGACGTACTACCGTACGGAAATGTTACATACAGCATAAAGAAGAAGCTTTGGGACAAG AATCTTCGTGGCAAACTTGCATACAGATCTGCTTCTGCAATCGGGCACACTGTACTACATGAAGTGCCACATGCTAGCTTCTGGGAAAACAGCAGATTTAACCAGTCTTGTGTCACCCGGTTTCTCAATTTTTGCTACAAAGGCACAAG AGTTACGACATGTCACCACGCATCCCTTACCAATTTTCTTACTGCTCACAAAGTTGTGGCCAAGGTTTTGACTAGTCAAATGGGCCTTGTAGGCATTGAAAAGTTACCATTCCTTAACTCAGCAAACAGGTATTCAG GTTTCGAGGAAGGTATTTCGGAATTGTTTTCGATCCTATCTGTGAGTCCTGCGCAGCTACAAACCTTGGGCCTTGTCAGTAACGACACAGATACCGATCACTCTCAAATCACTTCATTGATGATCACTGCTCTAGATGTTCTTCCACGCTTGGCATACTATATTTCAGCAGACGTTTGGAGAATAAATGTGATTAAGAATGGAACTTTTGAACCAAAAGTTCTTCTTGAAACATGGTGGCAGTACAG GAAACAATATGAAGGTGTGACATCAGACCACACAGACATTCCCACATTCTTGGATGACGAATTCATCGCCAGCAACAAACCTTATCTATC GAAATTTCTTGGAACACTGCTGGGATTCCAAATTTATGAATACATGAATGAGGGGCGGTCAGAAGTCAGGTACAACAATGTAGTAAACAATCATGTCAATTCTTACATCAT AAATGCAACTCGAGAAAGTGCATCGGACAATTGGACAACAATGATCAACAAGTATTTGGAAATAACAGAGGTAAATGCCGACGCCCTATTATCATACTTCCAACCTCTGGTAGAATATTTGGACAATGAACCAGAAGATATGTATTCCATGACTACTGACCAACAATCTGATATTGAacgtttggaaaaattatatgcATCGAGCGATGTCACTACTACAGCACGAACTACAACTACTAGAATGTCAAAACCAAAACTTCTAAAGCCTTCatccgaaaaaataaattcatcttCTCTTTCACCTCCGGCTGCTACACCTATTGTacctgaaaaagaaaaagaaggcaCTGTAAAGAGACCAAACGGCAAAATAATTCCAGAATCAGAAAAGCCAGCAAATGCTCCCAATGGAGAAAATGAATACACCAGTGATATAAATACCAGCAAAGCAGTTTGGGCAGTAGCAGCGGTACTTGTAGCCACTGTTGCAATTTGTGTAATCGCCATATTTGGGAGACGAAGATGTGTTAAAAGTCAAACGCCAAAGAATAGAAGATACGTGTGA
- the LOC107228061 gene encoding angiotensin-converting enzyme isoform X3 has protein sequence MISLVDYLITSAYPFSCTQSMNCSMILKCGLILLSLHTLVPKTFGNDTENLKAFIDLTEFSYAEKCEHVANEKWKFIYNPQNETLLYAWEEAQKDYAALKKHEVEALQNNSHTELTDDFVEYQYNTQIKPGDALLDTSKLDQLISFSVKATFLEMGANQTSNTRQEIEQLLSSNVDLERKQSAWTQWHRRLSPLLTDFSSTLSFVSEAATANGIDSVEGYWEFLSVYPGGYESIQSMWGSIAELHNKVVTFVKNRLAEKCKVKLHDDGIPAYCLGSLDGNDWTPLASDVLPYGNVTYSIKKKLWDKNLRGKLAYRSASAIGHTVLHEVPHASFWENSRFNQSCVTRFLNFCYKGTRVTTCHHASLTNFLTAHKVVAKVLTSQMGLVGIEKLPFLNSANRYSGFEEGISELFSILSVSPAQLQTLGLVSNDTDTDHSQITSLMITALDVLPRLAYYISADVWRINVIKNGTFEPKVLLETWWQYRKQYEGVTSDHTDIPTFLDDEFIASNKPYLSKFLGTLLGFQIYEYMNEGRSEVRYNNVVNNHVNSYIINATRESASDNWTTMINKYLEITEVNADALLSYFQPLVEYLDNEPEDMYSMTTDQQSDIERLEKLYASSDVTTTARTTTTRMSKPKLLKPSSEKINSSSLSPPAATPIVPEKEKEGTVKRPNGKIIPESEKPANAPNGENEYTSDINTSKAVWAVAAVLVATVAICVIAIFGRRRCVKSQTPKNRRYV, from the exons ATGATTTCACTTGTTGACTACTTGATAACATCAGCTTATCCTTTCTCGTGTACCCAGTCCATG AACTGCAGCATGATACTTAAATGTGGCCTTATACTTCTGAGCCTTCACACTCTGGTACCAAAAACCTTTGGGAATGACACAGAGAATCTCAAGGCATTCATAGATTTAACTGAATTCAGCTACGCAGAAAAGTGCGAGCATGTAGCTaatgaaaaatggaagttCATTTATAATCCACAAAATGAGACTCTTCTTTATGCTTGG GAAGAGGCGCAAAAAGATTATGCCGCACTTAAGAAACATGAGGTTGAAGCACTCCAGAACAATTCACATACTGAGTTGACTGATGACTTTGTGGAGTATCAATATAATACACAGATAAAACCAGGAGATGCTTTGCTCGATACTTCTAAATTGGACCAG TTGATATCTTTTTCTGTGAAGGCAACTTTCCTCGAAATGGGCGCCAATCAAACAAGCAATACTCGGCAAG aaattgaGCAATTGCTATCAAGTAATGTAGACTTGGAACGCAAGCAATCTGCGTGGACCCAATGGCATCGGCGCCTCTCACCGCTCCTGACCGATTTCTCTTCCACACTGAGCTTTGTATCTGAGGCAGCAACAGCCAATG GTATCGACAGTGTAGAAGGTTATTGGGAATTTCTGTCTGTATATCCCGGTGGATATGAAAGTATACAAAGTATGTGGGGAAGTATTGCTGAATTGCATAATAAAGTCGTAACATTCGTGAAAAATCGCCTGGCCGAAAAATGCAAGGTCAAATTGCATGACGATGGGATACCGGCATATTGTTTGG GATCGTTGGATGGCAATGACTGGACTCCGCTGGCATCCGACGTACTACCGTACGGAAATGTTACATACAGCATAAAGAAGAAGCTTTGGGACAAG AATCTTCGTGGCAAACTTGCATACAGATCTGCTTCTGCAATCGGGCACACTGTACTACATGAAGTGCCACATGCTAGCTTCTGGGAAAACAGCAGATTTAACCAGTCTTGTGTCACCCGGTTTCTCAATTTTTGCTACAAAGGCACAAG AGTTACGACATGTCACCACGCATCCCTTACCAATTTTCTTACTGCTCACAAAGTTGTGGCCAAGGTTTTGACTAGTCAAATGGGCCTTGTAGGCATTGAAAAGTTACCATTCCTTAACTCAGCAAACAGGTATTCAG GTTTCGAGGAAGGTATTTCGGAATTGTTTTCGATCCTATCTGTGAGTCCTGCGCAGCTACAAACCTTGGGCCTTGTCAGTAACGACACAGATACCGATCACTCTCAAATCACTTCATTGATGATCACTGCTCTAGATGTTCTTCCACGCTTGGCATACTATATTTCAGCAGACGTTTGGAGAATAAATGTGATTAAGAATGGAACTTTTGAACCAAAAGTTCTTCTTGAAACATGGTGGCAGTACAG GAAACAATATGAAGGTGTGACATCAGACCACACAGACATTCCCACATTCTTGGATGACGAATTCATCGCCAGCAACAAACCTTATCTATC GAAATTTCTTGGAACACTGCTGGGATTCCAAATTTATGAATACATGAATGAGGGGCGGTCAGAAGTCAGGTACAACAATGTAGTAAACAATCATGTCAATTCTTACATCAT AAATGCAACTCGAGAAAGTGCATCGGACAATTGGACAACAATGATCAACAAGTATTTGGAAATAACAGAGGTAAATGCCGACGCCCTATTATCATACTTCCAACCTCTGGTAGAATATTTGGACAATGAACCAGAAGATATGTATTCCATGACTACTGACCAACAATCTGATATTGAacgtttggaaaaattatatgcATCGAGCGATGTCACTACTACAGCACGAACTACAACTACTAGAATGTCAAAACCAAAACTTCTAAAGCCTTCatccgaaaaaataaattcatcttCTCTTTCACCTCCGGCTGCTACACCTATTGTacctgaaaaagaaaaagaaggcaCTGTAAAGAGACCAAACGGCAAAATAATTCCAGAATCAGAAAAGCCAGCAAATGCTCCCAATGGAGAAAATGAATACACCAGTGATATAAATACCAGCAAAGCAGTTTGGGCAGTAGCAGCGGTACTTGTAGCCACTGTTGCAATTTGTGTAATCGCCATATTTGGGAGACGAAGATGTGTTAAAAGTCAAACGCCAAAGAATAGAAGATACGTGTGA
- the LOC107228061 gene encoding angiotensin-converting enzyme isoform X5, which yields MILKCGLILLSLHTLVPKTFGNDTENLKAFIDLTEFSYAEKCEHVANEKWKFIYNPQNETLLYAWEEAQKDYAALKKHEVEALQNNSHTELTDDFVEYQYNTQIKPGDALLDTSKLDQLISFSVKATFLEMGANQTSNTRQEIEQLLSSNVDLERKQSAWTQWHRRLSPLLTDFSSTLSFVSEAATANGIDSVEGYWEFLSVYPGGYESIQSMWGSIAELHNKVVTFVKNRLAEKCKVKLHDDGIPAYCLGSLDGNDWTPLASDVLPYGNVTYSIKKKLWDKNLRGKLAYRSASAIGHTVLHEVPHASFWENSRFNQSCVTRFLNFCYKGTRVTTCHHASLTNFLTAHKVVAKVLTSQMGLVGIEKLPFLNSANRYSGFEEGISELFSILSVSPAQLQTLGLVSNDTDTDHSQITSLMITALDVLPRLAYYISADVWRINVIKNGTFEPKVLLETWWQYRKQYEGVTSDHTDIPTFLDDEFIASNKPYLSKFLGTLLGFQIYEYMNEGRSEVRYNNVVNNHVNSYIINATRESASDNWTTMINKYLEITEVNADALLSYFQPLVEYLDNEPEDMYSMTTDQQSDIERLEKLYASSDVTTTARTTTTRMSKPKLLKPSSEKINSSSLSPPAATPIVPEKEKEGTVKRPNGKIIPESEKPANAPNGENEYTSDINTSKAVWAVAAVLVATVAICVIAIFGRRRCVKSQTPKNRRYV from the exons ATGATACTTAAATGTGGCCTTATACTTCTGAGCCTTCACACTCTGGTACCAAAAACCTTTGGGAATGACACAGAGAATCTCAAGGCATTCATAGATTTAACTGAATTCAGCTACGCAGAAAAGTGCGAGCATGTAGCTaatgaaaaatggaagttCATTTATAATCCACAAAATGAGACTCTTCTTTATGCTTGG GAAGAGGCGCAAAAAGATTATGCCGCACTTAAGAAACATGAGGTTGAAGCACTCCAGAACAATTCACATACTGAGTTGACTGATGACTTTGTGGAGTATCAATATAATACACAGATAAAACCAGGAGATGCTTTGCTCGATACTTCTAAATTGGACCAG TTGATATCTTTTTCTGTGAAGGCAACTTTCCTCGAAATGGGCGCCAATCAAACAAGCAATACTCGGCAAG aaattgaGCAATTGCTATCAAGTAATGTAGACTTGGAACGCAAGCAATCTGCGTGGACCCAATGGCATCGGCGCCTCTCACCGCTCCTGACCGATTTCTCTTCCACACTGAGCTTTGTATCTGAGGCAGCAACAGCCAATG GTATCGACAGTGTAGAAGGTTATTGGGAATTTCTGTCTGTATATCCCGGTGGATATGAAAGTATACAAAGTATGTGGGGAAGTATTGCTGAATTGCATAATAAAGTCGTAACATTCGTGAAAAATCGCCTGGCCGAAAAATGCAAGGTCAAATTGCATGACGATGGGATACCGGCATATTGTTTGG GATCGTTGGATGGCAATGACTGGACTCCGCTGGCATCCGACGTACTACCGTACGGAAATGTTACATACAGCATAAAGAAGAAGCTTTGGGACAAG AATCTTCGTGGCAAACTTGCATACAGATCTGCTTCTGCAATCGGGCACACTGTACTACATGAAGTGCCACATGCTAGCTTCTGGGAAAACAGCAGATTTAACCAGTCTTGTGTCACCCGGTTTCTCAATTTTTGCTACAAAGGCACAAG AGTTACGACATGTCACCACGCATCCCTTACCAATTTTCTTACTGCTCACAAAGTTGTGGCCAAGGTTTTGACTAGTCAAATGGGCCTTGTAGGCATTGAAAAGTTACCATTCCTTAACTCAGCAAACAGGTATTCAG GTTTCGAGGAAGGTATTTCGGAATTGTTTTCGATCCTATCTGTGAGTCCTGCGCAGCTACAAACCTTGGGCCTTGTCAGTAACGACACAGATACCGATCACTCTCAAATCACTTCATTGATGATCACTGCTCTAGATGTTCTTCCACGCTTGGCATACTATATTTCAGCAGACGTTTGGAGAATAAATGTGATTAAGAATGGAACTTTTGAACCAAAAGTTCTTCTTGAAACATGGTGGCAGTACAG GAAACAATATGAAGGTGTGACATCAGACCACACAGACATTCCCACATTCTTGGATGACGAATTCATCGCCAGCAACAAACCTTATCTATC GAAATTTCTTGGAACACTGCTGGGATTCCAAATTTATGAATACATGAATGAGGGGCGGTCAGAAGTCAGGTACAACAATGTAGTAAACAATCATGTCAATTCTTACATCAT AAATGCAACTCGAGAAAGTGCATCGGACAATTGGACAACAATGATCAACAAGTATTTGGAAATAACAGAGGTAAATGCCGACGCCCTATTATCATACTTCCAACCTCTGGTAGAATATTTGGACAATGAACCAGAAGATATGTATTCCATGACTACTGACCAACAATCTGATATTGAacgtttggaaaaattatatgcATCGAGCGATGTCACTACTACAGCACGAACTACAACTACTAGAATGTCAAAACCAAAACTTCTAAAGCCTTCatccgaaaaaataaattcatcttCTCTTTCACCTCCGGCTGCTACACCTATTGTacctgaaaaagaaaaagaaggcaCTGTAAAGAGACCAAACGGCAAAATAATTCCAGAATCAGAAAAGCCAGCAAATGCTCCCAATGGAGAAAATGAATACACCAGTGATATAAATACCAGCAAAGCAGTTTGGGCAGTAGCAGCGGTACTTGTAGCCACTGTTGCAATTTGTGTAATCGCCATATTTGGGAGACGAAGATGTGTTAAAAGTCAAACGCCAAAGAATAGAAGATACGTGTGA